Proteins encoded by one window of Halococcus agarilyticus:
- a CDS encoding AbrB/MazE/SpoVT family DNA-binding domain-containing protein, with product MPSVTTKGQVTIPKAVREAMGIKPGDEVVFEKTDEGYVIQKDAPTTDKGADPFQKYRGIADSGATMPERMRRLRGEYPREIADGTPTETDETVGGK from the coding sequence ATGCCATCCGTCACGACGAAAGGGCAGGTAACGATTCCAAAGGCCGTGCGTGAGGCCATGGGAATCAAGCCTGGCGATGAAGTGGTCTTCGAAAAAACGGACGAGGGCTACGTCATCCAGAAGGACGCCCCGACAACCGACAAGGGAGCGGACCCCTTCCAGAAGTACCGAGGGATTGCCGACAGCGGGGCGACCATGCCCGAGCGGATGCGCCGACTGCGCGGGGAGTACCCGAGAGAGATCGCTGACGGCACACCGACGGAGACCGACGAGACAGTCGGTGGGAAATGA
- a CDS encoding DUF7342 family protein, which yields MSNTESTDGPPSFENAFRGDDVEQRIYGTILRTREPTVASTIAKQADCDPKTARKYLRWFATLGIVTRHDGHPVTYERNDAYFEWRRINQLATERSVEELQQRVQELTARINEYEARYDGETPAAVNAVAAAETSDERTIDDVYGDLGDWASARDECKRYERARQQRASAGTEQVSG from the coding sequence ATGTCCAACACGGAGTCCACCGATGGCCCTCCATCGTTCGAGAATGCGTTTCGCGGTGATGACGTCGAACAGCGCATCTACGGGACGATCCTCCGTACTCGCGAACCGACAGTCGCGAGTACGATCGCCAAGCAGGCCGATTGTGACCCGAAAACCGCCCGGAAATACCTGCGCTGGTTCGCTACCCTCGGCATCGTCACGCGCCACGACGGTCACCCAGTCACGTACGAGCGCAACGACGCTTACTTCGAGTGGCGGCGCATCAACCAGCTTGCGACCGAGCGCTCCGTCGAGGAGCTCCAGCAGCGTGTCCAAGAGCTGACCGCGCGTATTAACGAGTACGAGGCCAGGTATGACGGCGAGACACCGGCGGCCGTCAACGCTGTCGCGGCTGCAGAGACGAGCGACGAACGGACCATCGATGACGTGTACGGTGATCTCGGCGACTGGGCGAGCGCCCGAGACGAGTGCAAGCGGTACGAACGCGCCCGCCAGCAACGTGCAAGCGCCGGAACCGAACAGGTGTCCGGATAG
- a CDS encoding HNH endonuclease has translation MTKPWEDEELLRELYWERGLSLSQVADELGCTYHPVRKNMIRLDIPRRDSRAVAGDYQKRRPTHYRTRSNGYEAWGVRVGDNQYTVSVHRLAAVAWFGFETVADKHVHHKRPIPWLNVEWNLDVMDEAQHKSLHARSRARDSQGRFR, from the coding sequence ATGACGAAACCGTGGGAAGACGAAGAGCTACTCCGCGAGCTATACTGGGAGCGTGGCTTGTCACTGAGCCAAGTCGCCGACGAACTCGGCTGCACGTACCACCCAGTGCGGAAGAACATGATACGGCTCGATATCCCGCGACGTGATAGCCGAGCTGTCGCCGGCGATTACCAGAAACGACGCCCGACACACTACCGCACCCGCAGCAATGGCTACGAAGCGTGGGGCGTGCGAGTAGGCGACAATCAGTACACCGTGAGCGTCCACCGGCTCGCAGCTGTCGCATGGTTCGGCTTCGAAACGGTCGCGGACAAGCATGTCCACCACAAGCGGCCGATTCCGTGGCTCAATGTCGAGTGGAATCTCGACGTCATGGACGAGGCACAGCACAAATCGCTCCATGCTCGTTCGAGAGCGCGCGATTCACAGGGACGATTCAGATGA
- a CDS encoding plasmid replication protein RepH: MGPRASEWLPDLQEILLPTAARTVRELAHEHDPQILSDNRPRLFAREVLHQRYDIGTWSSTYPEAITRYALQYAGVDPDALDERERAQYDELTAELTTVGTGRDALNSGLEILDETIVPLLEQATTQPTVGLVLDGPAWTSVGDERTAARALDTIALFGEICELPLVCSPRLRHHLDRHHPEWYDEYCLTEPRDGWGQTVPGETSKRTRREAWTTIAQFNPDGGRRTVLEALSPDNKREVCALKADPGIDLAPGTIDRYIRELADEHGLVATDSRPTSNTVTLTETGAAAKALLGPDGRAHHPDQSHFASDRTGTYHDPTSVVCRGDRDKGITPATNDGTDADHTDDTESSTHHSPPTVPKSAPTAEEWLADTGTADEHGYVQWLDGPDGRLDARAMHERLRAGQRCKGVTVVDEPTQPFEDGEVSYVSCVDEHAQVVVQWGGALPTLVRITNALLSEAMFETVLTPATVGEDLDALYEGTLDSSIEDILRLGAQVGWFGADEHDYKGLRERYSAVRRQLLARLSDLDRDDTDAWSDLCRDTHGLLASATQLYHASDIDLTIHLRVPDTAQLQAGTQRYRDFCDFFKHTVPKNAAYGVHSVYRLLYEQRVDKLKHRLGYAFDDDPSAELTASWVISGPSTTTFRNDIESAIATKASDVREAIQEGTKRGVGFEIPVVEGNSYAALRQVLDRQAAQKGFALEPADRRTIVRLATATLGTEPGRCSPYALAEALLAMARARTPAATLSPTDVAYALTQLPAERLVPTLPPTMQKVLKTLLVADEPLGRSAIVDRAGIATASYDRNIGELATLGVVEPTGNGGHRKWTAWFIPRSPRAHIERSRTVDTDGYSFVHSVGRECRHETVSDLDPDGLRAGPVKSKAEGDTAAASRSHKPVPAHHDSDGDTTVTLGNAAHADDRTGAHSVDPISAVEIGAPPDAVAT, encoded by the coding sequence GTGGGGCCACGCGCGAGCGAGTGGCTGCCGGACCTCCAAGAGATACTCCTCCCGACGGCCGCCCGCACGGTTCGTGAGCTCGCCCACGAACACGACCCACAGATCCTCAGTGACAACCGGCCACGATTGTTCGCTCGGGAGGTGCTCCACCAACGGTACGACATCGGTACGTGGAGCAGTACCTACCCCGAAGCGATCACCCGGTATGCACTCCAGTACGCAGGCGTCGATCCCGACGCGCTCGACGAGCGGGAGCGAGCCCAATACGACGAACTCACAGCGGAGCTCACCACCGTCGGCACCGGCCGGGATGCGCTGAACTCCGGCCTGGAGATACTCGACGAGACGATCGTCCCCCTCCTGGAACAAGCTACGACCCAACCTACGGTCGGCCTCGTCCTCGACGGGCCGGCGTGGACGAGCGTCGGCGACGAGCGCACCGCCGCCCGCGCACTCGATACCATCGCGCTGTTCGGTGAAATCTGTGAGCTCCCCCTCGTCTGTTCACCCCGGCTCAGACACCACCTCGATCGACACCATCCGGAGTGGTACGACGAGTACTGTCTTACCGAGCCGCGGGATGGGTGGGGGCAGACAGTGCCCGGGGAGACGAGCAAGCGAACCCGCCGCGAAGCGTGGACGACCATCGCCCAGTTCAATCCCGACGGTGGTCGACGCACCGTTCTCGAAGCGCTCTCGCCCGACAACAAGCGCGAGGTCTGCGCTCTCAAAGCCGATCCCGGGATCGATCTCGCGCCGGGCACCATCGACCGGTACATCCGCGAACTCGCCGACGAGCACGGCCTCGTGGCGACCGACAGCCGGCCGACGTCCAACACCGTCACGCTCACCGAGACCGGCGCGGCCGCCAAAGCACTGCTCGGCCCGGACGGCCGGGCCCACCATCCCGACCAATCGCACTTTGCGAGCGATCGTACTGGCACCTATCACGATCCAACAAGTGTAGTGTGTCGTGGCGACCGTGACAAGGGGATCACCCCCGCCACCAACGACGGCACCGACGCGGACCACACCGACGACACCGAGTCGTCAACGCACCATTCCCCGCCGACGGTCCCCAAGAGTGCGCCCACCGCCGAGGAATGGCTCGCGGACACTGGTACGGCCGACGAACACGGCTACGTCCAGTGGCTCGATGGGCCCGATGGTCGCCTCGACGCGCGGGCAATGCACGAACGACTTCGTGCCGGGCAACGCTGTAAGGGCGTCACGGTCGTCGACGAGCCGACCCAACCGTTCGAGGACGGCGAGGTGAGCTACGTCAGCTGTGTCGACGAGCATGCCCAGGTCGTCGTCCAGTGGGGTGGCGCACTCCCCACGTTGGTACGGATCACGAACGCCTTACTCAGCGAAGCCATGTTCGAGACGGTACTCACGCCAGCCACCGTCGGCGAGGACCTTGATGCGCTGTACGAGGGCACACTCGACAGCTCCATCGAGGACATCCTCCGGCTCGGCGCACAGGTCGGCTGGTTCGGTGCGGACGAACACGACTACAAGGGTCTGCGCGAACGCTACAGCGCGGTCCGTCGTCAACTCCTCGCACGACTGAGCGACCTCGATCGCGACGACACCGACGCCTGGAGCGACCTCTGTCGGGACACCCACGGCCTGCTCGCGTCGGCAACCCAGCTCTACCACGCCAGCGACATCGATCTCACGATCCATCTCCGCGTCCCCGACACCGCCCAGCTACAGGCGGGTACACAGCGCTATCGCGACTTTTGTGACTTCTTCAAACACACCGTGCCGAAAAACGCCGCCTACGGCGTCCATTCGGTTTATCGACTGCTGTACGAACAGCGCGTCGACAAGCTCAAACACCGCCTTGGCTACGCGTTCGATGACGACCCAAGCGCGGAGCTCACCGCCTCGTGGGTGATTTCGGGGCCGTCCACGACCACGTTCCGGAACGATATCGAGTCGGCCATCGCCACGAAAGCGAGCGACGTTCGCGAGGCCATCCAAGAGGGTACCAAACGCGGTGTCGGCTTCGAGATTCCGGTCGTCGAGGGCAACAGCTACGCCGCCCTTCGACAGGTACTCGACCGACAGGCAGCGCAGAAAGGATTCGCGCTCGAACCTGCTGACCGACGCACCATCGTCCGACTGGCCACGGCGACACTCGGGACGGAACCGGGCCGTTGCTCGCCGTATGCGCTCGCCGAAGCATTGCTCGCGATGGCGCGTGCTCGCACACCGGCAGCGACACTATCGCCCACAGACGTCGCGTACGCGCTCACACAGCTGCCCGCCGAACGACTCGTGCCCACGCTCCCACCGACGATGCAGAAAGTCCTCAAGACGCTGCTCGTCGCCGACGAGCCGCTCGGCCGGTCGGCGATCGTCGACCGTGCAGGCATTGCCACAGCCTCATACGACCGCAACATCGGCGAATTGGCCACACTCGGGGTGGTCGAACCCACCGGCAACGGCGGCCACAGGAAATGGACGGCCTGGTTCATCCCACGGTCACCCCGAGCCCATATCGAGCGCTCGAGAACAGTCGATACCGACGGGTACTCGTTCGTTCACTCCGTCGGGAGGGAGTGCCGCCACGAGACCGTGTCCGATCTCGATCCCGACGGCCTACGTGCTGGTCCAGTCAAAAGCAAAGCGGAAGGTGACACAGCGGCAGCGAGTCGGTCCCACAAGCCCGTCCCAGCACACCACGATAGCGATGGCGACACCACCGTCACTCTCGGGAACGCTGCACACGCCGACGATCGGACCGGAGCCCACTCAGTCGATCCCATCTCCGCCGTCGAGATCGGAGCGCCACCGGACGCGGTGGCGACCTGA
- a CDS encoding glycosyltransferase family 4 protein gives MRIAFVSNVVHPFVTGGAQKRIHEIGTRLAAEGHEITVYGRQFWDGPDEITHEGLTLRAVASAADLYTDDRRSITEAIDFAARLARPLHRRLAANDHDLIVASVFPYFPVLSAKLAGLGTDTPLVTTWHEVWRDYWESYLGHAAPFGKAIEHVTARVPQQAIAVSGITADRLAGIGPARDSIDVVPNGIDVERIQAAPLPESHGQESYDALFAGRLIADKNVSLLLDSFDAVADRFDATLGIIGDGPETDRLRRQAERLKHADRVSFLGFLEEYDHVLGHMRAARVFASPSTREGFGITFAEAMAADCTVIGADHPESAASEVLGDAGFLPEPNRGALTKALDRALADEQPMTAPQERATDFDWSSVATQAETVYQKTLYSS, from the coding sequence GTGAGAATCGCGTTCGTCTCGAACGTCGTCCACCCCTTCGTGACCGGCGGTGCCCAAAAGCGCATCCACGAGATCGGTACCCGACTCGCCGCCGAGGGACACGAGATCACCGTCTACGGGCGGCAGTTCTGGGACGGTCCCGACGAGATCACCCACGAAGGACTCACCCTCCGTGCGGTCGCATCCGCAGCCGACCTCTACACCGACGACCGGCGCTCGATCACCGAGGCGATCGACTTCGCCGCCAGGCTCGCCCGCCCGCTCCACCGACGCCTCGCCGCAAACGATCACGACCTGATCGTCGCCTCCGTGTTTCCCTACTTCCCGGTCCTGTCCGCAAAGCTCGCCGGTCTCGGCACCGACACGCCGCTGGTCACGACGTGGCACGAGGTCTGGCGCGACTACTGGGAGTCGTATCTCGGCCATGCGGCCCCGTTCGGGAAGGCGATCGAGCACGTCACCGCCAGAGTTCCCCAGCAGGCGATCGCGGTCTCGGGAATCACCGCCGACCGTCTCGCCGGGATCGGCCCCGCACGCGACTCGATCGACGTCGTACCGAACGGGATCGACGTCGAGCGGATCCAAGCGGCACCGTTGCCCGAATCCCACGGGCAGGAGTCCTACGACGCACTGTTCGCCGGCCGACTCATCGCGGACAAGAACGTCTCGCTCCTCCTCGATTCGTTCGACGCCGTGGCCGATCGCTTCGACGCGACCCTCGGGATCATCGGCGACGGGCCCGAAACCGATCGGCTCCGCCGTCAGGCCGAGAGACTGAAGCACGCAGATCGCGTCAGCTTCCTCGGCTTTCTGGAGGAGTACGATCACGTTCTCGGCCACATGCGCGCCGCACGCGTGTTCGCCTCACCGTCGACCCGAGAGGGATTCGGCATCACGTTCGCCGAGGCGATGGCCGCGGACTGTACCGTGATCGGTGCCGACCACCCCGAATCCGCCGCGAGCGAAGTCCTCGGCGACGCGGGCTTTCTGCCCGAGCCGAACCGTGGAGCACTCACCAAGGCTCTCGACCGGGCATTGGCGGACGAGCAACCAATGACGGCTCCACAAGAGCGTGCAACTGACTTTGACTGGTCGTCAGTCGCTACTCAAGCGGAAACGGTGTACCAGAAGACCCTCTACTCATCATAG
- a CDS encoding type II toxin-antitoxin system VapC family toxin, whose translation MTTAVDTNALLALVHDDHHADAAERALRAAYQEGPLAITSIVYAETAADGQFPTTEALTTFLNDLSIDVAHPSPEALFRSGEAFDTYIDRHPNRLQCPDCGTKQVVNCPGCDRVLTPRQHIATDFLIGGHAVTDAAALVTFDAGFYGSYFPELTVRPAE comes from the coding sequence ATGACGACCGCCGTCGATACGAACGCGCTGCTCGCACTCGTCCACGACGACCACCACGCCGACGCGGCCGAACGAGCTCTGAGAGCTGCCTACCAGGAGGGACCGCTCGCCATCACGTCGATCGTGTACGCCGAGACTGCCGCCGACGGACAGTTCCCGACCACCGAGGCACTGACCACGTTCCTCAACGATTTGAGTATCGACGTGGCACATCCCTCGCCCGAGGCGCTGTTTCGCAGCGGCGAAGCGTTCGATACGTACATCGATCGTCACCCGAACAGGCTCCAGTGTCCCGACTGTGGCACCAAACAAGTGGTGAACTGTCCCGGGTGCGACCGCGTGCTGACTCCACGGCAGCATATCGCGACGGACTTCCTGATCGGCGGCCACGCCGTCACGGACGCAGCGGCGCTGGTGACGTTCGATGCGGGCTTCTACGGCTCGTATTTCCCCGAACTCACCGTGCGGCCAGCGGAGTAG
- a CDS encoding Cdc6/Cdc18 family protein — protein sequence MSNYDDLFDDTAPDDSVFTNKGALNPLSDPDEIVAREHQERELATLLNGVHEGYLPTTASIYGPPGTGKTLTTRRVCAAFATRNDAVAVEYVNLKECRSLFSVANEIHFELIGEKKGAYEGLDGVFEGIWEALAEYPEWTVLLLDEIDHIRQDSNYDPNEFFYRLLRGEGKLKRGIHLSAWLLSNKLLEVDLRLDSRVESAMSGEKVFFPPYDPPTLKRILDPQLEQAFREDALSSEVAAHGIRSAANRWGDARKALTLFRQAGETANDSGRQRITADDIDTNLAAAERSTMTEKLLALPLQHMLVLSMVTGGTDRRTGEVVQPVSIGDIQRRYENQPEQIQVGSRAIRKTVTDLETMGLLETWIDSRGRDGRVKQVQTTFDPEWVNDAVGDYVERNREHLPDIEPDRKEQR from the coding sequence ATGAGCAACTACGACGATCTCTTCGACGACACTGCCCCCGACGACAGCGTGTTCACGAACAAGGGCGCGCTCAACCCGCTAAGCGACCCCGACGAGATCGTAGCTCGCGAACACCAAGAACGCGAGCTGGCAACCCTACTCAACGGGGTCCACGAGGGCTATCTCCCGACGACCGCCTCGATCTACGGCCCGCCGGGCACCGGTAAGACTCTCACGACTCGGCGCGTCTGTGCGGCGTTTGCCACCCGTAACGACGCGGTGGCCGTCGAGTACGTCAACTTGAAGGAATGTCGCTCGCTGTTTAGCGTCGCCAACGAGATCCACTTCGAGTTGATCGGCGAGAAAAAAGGTGCCTACGAGGGTCTCGATGGGGTGTTCGAGGGGATCTGGGAAGCGCTTGCGGAGTACCCCGAATGGACGGTACTGCTCCTCGACGAGATTGACCACATCCGGCAGGATTCGAACTACGATCCCAACGAGTTCTTCTATCGGCTGTTGCGCGGTGAGGGCAAGCTCAAACGGGGGATCCACCTTTCGGCGTGGCTACTGAGCAACAAACTGCTGGAAGTCGACCTCCGTCTCGACTCACGCGTCGAAAGCGCAATGAGTGGCGAGAAAGTGTTCTTCCCGCCTTACGATCCACCGACCTTGAAGCGGATACTCGACCCACAACTTGAACAAGCGTTTCGCGAAGACGCCCTCTCCAGTGAGGTAGCTGCGCACGGAATTAGAAGCGCCGCCAATCGGTGGGGTGACGCCCGAAAGGCTCTGACGCTGTTCCGACAAGCTGGAGAGACAGCCAACGACTCTGGACGCCAGCGGATTACCGCGGACGACATCGACACGAACCTGGCGGCTGCCGAGCGATCGACGATGACTGAGAAACTACTGGCGCTCCCGCTTCAGCATATGCTCGTGTTGAGCATGGTGACCGGTGGTACCGACAGACGGACCGGCGAAGTCGTCCAACCGGTGTCGATCGGCGACATCCAGCGGCGGTATGAGAACCAACCGGAGCAAATCCAGGTCGGCTCACGCGCGATCCGCAAAACCGTAACCGATCTCGAAACGATGGGTCTGCTCGAGACGTGGATCGATTCCCGTGGTCGGGACGGGCGGGTCAAACAGGTCCAAACGACGTTCGACCCCGAGTGGGTCAACGATGCGGTCGGCGACTACGTCGAACGCAACCGCGAACACCTTCCCGACATCGAACCCGATAGGAAGGAACAGCGGTAG